One Carassius carassius chromosome 20, fCarCar2.1, whole genome shotgun sequence DNA segment encodes these proteins:
- the LOC132096908 gene encoding oocyte zinc finger protein XlCOF26-like, whose product MEFVRVLIGDLSDPEPFKILKDDPEEHPDLVELKEESQALNERPFEEPHAVITSDTSSESLSQTENKSTQKTALICPHCGKTFRQRGHLEDHIRTHTGEKPYVCLQCGKSFTHKGNLKDHMRIHSGERRFSCQHCGKRFTHKANLTDHIRIHTGEKPFSCHQCGKSFTHATSLKTHLLSHSGERPFSCHQCGQSFILAAHLKRHLRIHTNERPHVCSFCGKSFLWLCYFKDHQKKHTGVKAHVCSECGSAFTRASELKMHQRTHTGEKPYTCSCCGKSFAESGNLKKHQRVHTGEKPYQCPSCAASFSQFSHLLRHLKQQSCPKLTQFLFRPPGEQSSSGETLTIHPKEELLPE is encoded by the exons ATGGAGTTTGTCAGGGTGCTGATTGGGGACCTGAGCGACCCAGAACCCTTCAAGATCTTAAAGGATGACCCCGAGGAGCACCCAG ACCTGGTGGAGCTGAAGGAGGAAAGTCAAGCGCTGAATGAACGTCCGTTTGAGGAACCTCATGCAGTCATAACCAGTGATACATCATCAGAGAGTCTCTCACAGACTGAAAATAAAAGCACTCAGAAAACAGCACTCATCTGTCCTCACTGCGGAAAGACTTTCAGACAGAGAGGTCATCTTGAGGATCACATCAGGactcacaccggagagaagccttacGTCTGCCTCCAGTGCGGGAAGAGCTTCACACACAAAGGAAACCTGAAGGATCACATGAGGATTCACTCGGGAGAGAGACGCTTCTCCTGTCAGCACTGCGGGAAGAGGTTCACACATAAAGCCAACCTCACGGATCACATCCGGATCCACACAGGAGAGAAGCCGTTCTCCTGCCatcagtgcgggaagagcttCACACACGCCACCAGTCTGAAGACTCACCTGCTGTCTCACTCCGGAGAGCGGCCCTTCAGCTGCCATCAGTGCGGACAGAGCTTCATCCTAGCGGCGCACCTGAAGAGACACCTGAGGATCCACACCAACGAGAGACCCCACGTGTGCTCCTTCTGCGGGAAGAGCTTCCTGTGGCTCTGCTATTTCAAAGACCACCAGAAGAAGCACACGGGTGTGAAAGCTCACGTGTGCTCCGAGTGCGGCAGCGCCTTCACGAGAGCCAGCGAGCTGAAGATGCACCAGAGGAcacacaccggagagaagccctACACCTGCTCGTGCTGCGGGAAGAGCTTCGCCGAGTCTGGAAACCTGAAGAAACACCAGCGcgttcacaccggagagaagccctACCAGTGTCCCTCGTGTGCTGCCAGCTTCAGTCAGTTCAGCCATTTACTGAGACACCTGAAGCAGCAGAGCTGTCCGAAGCTGACGCAGTTCCTCTTCAGGCCTCCGGGGGAGCAGTCATCCTCAGGTGAAACACTCACCATTCACCCGAAGGAGGAGCTTCTGCCAGAATAA